A window from Sphingobium sp. EM0848 encodes these proteins:
- a CDS encoding cytochrome P450 — translation MTQPFTPPYPEPPRTKRGLMKRFLRGWHSWIHVLFEKSYTMKLGEIRMPGQTMYIANELPLVDQILRGGTAYPKHRELVRNLSPLIGNSVFSANGEDWESQRAMVNPAFAHTALNRSMPLMVAAADDLLARLDAADKAKPVDIDPMMTHVAADIIFRTLFSEALDERRSNIIHNAFGKFQRFAHSASMLRLYGAPARWFEKRSLKPAKAIHDVFRPIVEARHEGFHQRGEAPHRDILQSLIEAKHPESGEPFTLQQVMDQVSTVFLAGHETSASTMTWALYMLAECAHIQSAARAEVTGLAGQAPLTAAMLKDMGHVRNIFRETLRLYPPVAFFPREVTCPMPMRDKQLEEGAMLIVAPWLTQRNKDNWACPHSFDPERFEDPANADMVKQAWFPFGRGPRVCVGAGFAQQEVMTVIASVLRRYRLSVPKGFRPEPISRLTIRPRTGMKLLFEAVSST, via the coding sequence GTGACGCAGCCCTTCACCCCGCCCTATCCTGAGCCGCCCCGCACCAAGCGCGGCCTGATGAAGCGCTTCCTGCGCGGCTGGCACAGTTGGATTCATGTGCTGTTCGAAAAGAGCTACACGATGAAGCTGGGCGAAATCCGCATGCCCGGCCAGACCATGTATATCGCCAATGAGCTGCCGCTGGTGGACCAGATTCTGCGCGGCGGCACGGCATACCCGAAGCATCGCGAGCTGGTCCGCAACCTCTCGCCGCTGATCGGCAACAGCGTCTTTTCCGCCAATGGCGAGGACTGGGAAAGCCAGCGCGCCATGGTCAACCCGGCCTTCGCCCATACCGCGCTCAACCGCTCCATGCCGCTGATGGTCGCAGCGGCCGACGACCTGCTCGCCCGCCTCGACGCCGCCGACAAGGCCAAGCCCGTCGACATCGATCCGATGATGACCCATGTGGCGGCCGACATCATCTTCCGCACGCTCTTCTCCGAGGCTTTGGACGAGCGGCGCTCCAACATCATCCACAACGCCTTCGGCAAGTTCCAGCGCTTCGCCCACAGCGCGTCGATGCTGCGGCTCTATGGAGCGCCCGCGCGCTGGTTCGAGAAGCGGTCATTGAAACCGGCCAAGGCGATCCACGACGTCTTCCGCCCGATCGTGGAGGCCCGCCATGAAGGTTTCCACCAGCGCGGCGAAGCCCCGCATCGCGACATACTCCAGTCGTTGATCGAGGCGAAGCATCCCGAAAGCGGCGAGCCCTTCACCCTGCAACAGGTGATGGATCAGGTCTCGACGGTCTTCCTCGCGGGCCATGAAACCTCGGCCAGCACCATGACCTGGGCACTCTATATGCTGGCCGAATGCGCCCATATCCAGAGCGCCGCCCGCGCCGAAGTGACGGGGCTTGCCGGGCAGGCGCCGCTGACAGCCGCGATGCTCAAGGATATGGGGCATGTCCGCAACATCTTCCGCGAAACGCTGCGCCTCTATCCGCCGGTGGCCTTCTTCCCGCGTGAAGTCACCTGCCCGATGCCGATGCGCGACAAGCAACTGGAGGAAGGCGCGATGCTGATCGTCGCTCCCTGGCTCACCCAGCGCAACAAGGATAATTGGGCCTGCCCGCACAGCTTCGATCCCGAGCGTTTCGAAGACCCCGCCAATGCGGACATGGTGAAGCAGGCCTGGTTCCCCTTCGGCCGAGGCCCGAGGGTTTGCGTCGGCGCGGGCTTTGCCCAGCAGGAGGTGATGACCGTGATCGCCAGCGTCCTGCGGCGTTATCGACTGTCGGTGCCGAAGGGCTTCAGGCCGGAACCGATCAGCCGTCTGACGATCCGGCCCAGAACGGGCATGAAGCTGCTATTCGAGGCGGTTTCGTCCACCTGA
- a CDS encoding diguanylate cyclase, whose product MTGASSSTANVQHGLTDRLARWARGLSGKADHEEPDEPPEPQRARSGSASNREITRRRKLYGDIGDFLFAHDLDLTPLNFGVAHDYLTGAHIGVEKAVKAVLTERGKITNGWIESVAAEQRTDEITPEALATMLDKVEENLAQVTGLMTESRNSAKDYGAALQEEVKGLAAAADNQPVLTRLVALTRSMVEKTRQVETQLRDNQKQTQLLKSNLDSARRAAEYDHLTGLPNRRAFENVLRDELKLAQEQGQALAVAFCDIDHFKLINDTHGHDTGDRVLKFVAGLLARISNDQCHVARHGGEEFVMLFRGKTAAEACEAVDGVREDLSTRSLVNRSNGERMERVSFSAGVANVLAYEDPRTALKAADRALYLAKEHGRNRVYLAVEGD is encoded by the coding sequence ATGACTGGGGCATCATCATCCACCGCCAATGTGCAGCACGGCCTGACCGATCGTCTCGCCCGCTGGGCCCGGGGCCTTTCGGGGAAGGCCGATCATGAGGAACCGGACGAACCGCCGGAGCCGCAGCGCGCCCGGTCGGGCAGCGCGAGCAACCGCGAAATCACCAGAAGGCGCAAACTCTATGGGGATATTGGCGACTTCCTGTTCGCCCATGACCTGGACCTGACGCCGCTCAATTTCGGTGTCGCCCATGATTATCTGACCGGCGCGCATATCGGCGTGGAAAAGGCGGTGAAGGCCGTTCTGACCGAGCGCGGCAAGATCACCAACGGCTGGATCGAAAGCGTCGCCGCCGAACAACGCACCGATGAGATCACCCCCGAAGCCCTGGCCACCATGCTCGACAAGGTCGAGGAAAATCTGGCCCAGGTCACCGGCCTCATGACCGAATCCCGCAATTCCGCCAAGGATTATGGGGCGGCGCTGCAGGAAGAGGTCAAGGGCCTGGCGGCCGCCGCGGACAATCAGCCGGTGCTGACGCGGCTGGTGGCGCTCACCCGTTCCATGGTCGAAAAGACGCGGCAGGTCGAAACCCAGCTGCGCGACAATCAGAAGCAGACACAGTTGCTGAAGTCCAATCTGGACAGTGCGCGCCGCGCCGCCGAGTATGACCATCTGACCGGCCTGCCCAACCGCCGGGCTTTCGAAAATGTGCTGCGCGACGAATTGAAGCTGGCGCAGGAACAGGGGCAGGCGCTGGCCGTCGCCTTTTGCGACATCGATCATTTCAAGCTGATCAACGACACCCACGGCCATGACACCGGCGATCGGGTACTGAAATTCGTGGCGGGGCTGCTGGCCAGGATCAGCAACGACCAGTGTCATGTCGCCCGCCATGGCGGGGAGGAGTTCGTCATGCTGTTCCGCGGCAAGACGGCGGCCGAAGCCTGCGAAGCGGTGGACGGCGTGCGGGAGGATCTGTCCACCCGCAGCCTGGTCAACCGCTCCAATGGCGAGCGGATGGAGCGGGTGAGCTTTTCCGCCGGGGTGGCCAATGTGCTGGCCTATGAAGATCCCCGCACCGCTCTGAAGGCCGCCGACCGGGCGCTCTATCTGGCCAAGGAACATGGCCGCAACCGGGTGTATCTGGCGGTCGAGGGGGACTGA
- a CDS encoding LysR substrate-binding domain-containing protein translates to MRRLPPLTALEAFVQVARLGSVKAAAEELALSTPALSRRVQALERFIGRPLFDRKHQALEINADGQRLLDDIAPALDSLSQALENIQSGGNQLRLRLAVMPLFATQRLFPHLGALRQRHPQLHIDIETTPYAVARLGEGLDAAIVLAKDIDPALYAHELDHDEVYLIGRKALLEAPNALTSPQELANHTVLLHRDMTMAFDAWKEAVDLPDLQPLAVDNYDSGQLMLEAAAQGLGVAVMHASHYNESGDSRLVRLFPATKVKSPYRYYFVCRPRALQTRAVRIFRDWLIGADI, encoded by the coding sequence ATGCGTAGATTGCCGCCTCTTACGGCCCTGGAGGCCTTTGTGCAGGTCGCCCGCCTTGGCTCGGTCAAGGCGGCTGCCGAGGAACTTGCGCTGTCCACGCCGGCGCTCAGCCGCCGGGTTCAGGCGCTGGAGCGGTTCATCGGACGCCCGCTGTTCGACCGCAAGCATCAGGCGCTGGAGATCAATGCCGACGGGCAGCGGCTGCTGGACGATATCGCCCCGGCGCTGGATTCGCTGAGTCAGGCGCTGGAGAATATCCAGAGCGGCGGCAACCAGCTTCGCCTGCGACTGGCGGTGATGCCGCTGTTCGCGACCCAGAGGCTCTTTCCCCATCTGGGGGCGCTCAGGCAACGGCACCCACAGCTTCACATCGATATCGAAACCACCCCCTATGCCGTGGCGCGGCTGGGCGAAGGGCTGGACGCGGCAATCGTGCTGGCCAAGGATATCGATCCGGCGCTCTATGCCCATGAACTGGATCATGACGAAGTCTATCTGATCGGGCGCAAGGCATTGCTGGAAGCGCCCAACGCGCTGACTTCCCCGCAGGAACTGGCCAATCACACCGTCCTGCTGCATCGCGACATGACAATGGCGTTCGACGCATGGAAGGAAGCGGTGGACCTGCCCGACCTGCAGCCGCTGGCGGTGGACAATTATGATTCGGGACAGCTCATGCTGGAGGCGGCAGCCCAGGGGCTGGGCGTCGCAGTGATGCACGCCAGCCATTATAATGAATCGGGCGACTCCCGGCTGGTCCGCCTGTTCCCGGCGACCAAGGTCAAAAGCCCCTACCGCTATTATTTCGTCTGCCGTCCCCGGGCGTTACAGACCCGCGCGGTGCGTATTTTCCGCGACTGGCTGATCGGTGCGGACATATAA
- a CDS encoding glutamate-5-semialdehyde dehydrogenase, translating into MNDLTQTPEMLIATMGARARTAALTLASASDAQKIDALCRAAQALRDQAPQIIAANARDMENAAANGLSPAMLDRLRLDEDRIAATAAGVEQVATLDNPLGNVIDRQVRPNGMELSRVRVPLGVIGIIYESRPNVTADAAALCLRAGNAVILRGGSEAKESNRAIHAAMAEGIAAAGLPAEAVQLVPTTDRAAVGALLKAAEYIDLIVPRGGKSLVARVQEEARVPVLAHLDGINHSYVDGAADPDMAQKLVVNAKMRRTGICGATETVLIDKAFGAAPVIVKALLDAKCEVRGDEAVQAMDARVVAAADEDWDTEYLDAIVSVRLVDGLDEALAHIANHASHHTDAIITEDAERAERFLNAVDSAIVMWNASTQFADGGEFGLGAEIGISTGRLHARGPVALEGLTTYKWVVRGTGQTRP; encoded by the coding sequence ATGAACGACCTGACCCAGACCCCCGAAATGCTGATTGCGACCATGGGCGCGCGCGCCCGCACGGCTGCTCTCACACTGGCATCGGCCAGCGACGCGCAGAAGATCGACGCATTGTGCCGCGCTGCGCAGGCCTTGCGGGATCAAGCGCCGCAGATCATCGCCGCCAATGCCCGGGATATGGAAAATGCCGCCGCCAACGGTCTTTCGCCAGCCATGCTGGATCGGCTGCGTCTGGATGAGGACCGCATCGCCGCCACTGCGGCGGGCGTGGAGCAGGTCGCGACGCTCGACAATCCGCTGGGCAATGTGATCGACAGGCAGGTTCGACCCAATGGCATGGAACTGTCCCGCGTCCGCGTGCCGCTGGGCGTGATCGGCATCATCTACGAAAGCCGCCCCAATGTGACCGCCGATGCCGCCGCGCTCTGCCTGCGCGCCGGCAATGCCGTGATCCTGCGCGGCGGCAGCGAGGCAAAGGAAAGCAACCGCGCCATCCACGCCGCCATGGCCGAGGGTATCGCCGCCGCCGGCCTGCCCGCCGAGGCGGTGCAACTGGTGCCGACGACCGACCGCGCTGCCGTGGGTGCGCTGCTCAAGGCGGCCGAATATATCGACCTCATCGTGCCCCGTGGCGGCAAGAGCCTGGTCGCCCGCGTGCAGGAAGAGGCGCGCGTGCCGGTCCTCGCGCATCTCGACGGCATCAACCATAGCTATGTTGATGGCGCGGCCGATCCCGACATGGCGCAAAAGCTGGTGGTGAATGCCAAGATGCGCCGCACGGGCATTTGCGGCGCGACCGAGACGGTGCTGATCGACAAGGCTTTCGGGGCCGCGCCCGTCATCGTGAAGGCGCTGCTCGACGCCAAGTGCGAAGTGCGGGGCGACGAAGCGGTGCAGGCGATGGACGCCCGTGTCGTCGCTGCCGCGGACGAGGATTGGGACACCGAATATCTCGACGCCATTGTCTCGGTCCGTCTGGTTGACGGGCTGGACGAGGCGCTCGCCCATATCGCGAACCATGCCAGCCACCATACTGATGCGATCATTACCGAGGACGCGGAAAGGGCAGAGCGCTTCCTGAACGCGGTCGACAGCGCGATCGTCATGTGGAACGCGTCGACCCAGTTCGCGGACGGCGGCGAATTCGGCCTTGGTGCGGAGATCGGTATATCGACCGGCCGCCTCCATGCCCGCGGCCCGGTCGCGCTGGAAGGCCTCACCACCTATAAATGGGTCGTGCGCGGGACGGGCCAGACGCGCCCCTGA
- a CDS encoding CDC48 family AAA ATPase: MSEEESTGRRIQVANARPEDAGRGLARLPLAVMAELHLAEGDVIEIAGKRATPARVVRPYKEDEGLDVLRLDGLQRANAGVGSGDFVQIRKVEPRPAQRVVFAPAQNNLRLQGNPDALKRVFFQRPLASGDIVATAGQQQVPPGDMPPHLRQMLAAPAYALQEIRLVVVSTMPKGFVHIDADTEVELRAEYEEPRDMRRADVTYDDVGGMAEAIDQLREMVELPLRYPELFERLGVDPPKGVLLHGPPGTGKTRLARAVANESEAEFFLINGPEIMGSAYGESEKQLREIFEAAAKSAPSILFIDEIDSIAPKRGNVTGETEKRLVAQLLTLMDGLEPRTNLVVIAATNRPEAIDEALRRPGRFDREIIVGVPDERGRREILGIHTRGMPLGDKVDLSELARMTYGFVGADLAALTREAAIETVRRFMPRLNLEEGTIPPDVLEELSVTREDFMAAIKRVQPSAMREVMVQAPNIGWADIGGLDDAQMRLKEGVELPLKDPDAFRRIGIRPAKGFLLYGPPGTGKTLLAKAVAREAQANFIATKSSDLLSKWYGESEQQIARLFARARQVAPTVIFIDELDSLVPARGGGLGEPQVTERVVNTILAEMDGLEELQSVVVIGATNRPTLIDPALLRPGRFDELIYVPVPDKAGRKRILSIHTGKMPLAQDVDLDLLAEKTERFTGADLEDLVRRAGLVALRQSLSVDQVRQAHFEAALEDTRASVTPEMEREYEQIQATLKQSVMQVDPIGFVAPGMLRARGTKA, from the coding sequence GTGTCTGAGGAAGAAAGCACAGGACGCAGGATCCAGGTGGCCAATGCACGGCCGGAAGACGCGGGGCGCGGCCTTGCGCGGCTGCCGCTGGCGGTTATGGCGGAACTGCATCTGGCGGAAGGCGATGTGATCGAAATTGCGGGCAAGCGTGCGACGCCGGCCCGGGTGGTGCGCCCCTATAAGGAAGATGAAGGGCTCGACGTCCTCCGCCTCGATGGGCTTCAACGCGCCAATGCGGGGGTCGGCTCCGGCGATTTCGTGCAGATCAGGAAGGTGGAGCCGCGCCCTGCGCAGCGGGTCGTGTTCGCGCCTGCACAAAATAATTTGCGGCTACAGGGCAATCCCGATGCGTTGAAACGGGTGTTCTTCCAGCGGCCGCTGGCCTCCGGCGATATTGTGGCGACGGCCGGGCAGCAACAGGTGCCGCCGGGCGACATGCCGCCGCATCTGCGCCAGATGCTGGCCGCGCCCGCCTATGCCCTGCAGGAAATCCGGCTGGTGGTGGTGTCCACCATGCCCAAGGGCTTCGTCCATATTGATGCCGACACCGAAGTCGAGCTGCGCGCCGAATATGAGGAGCCGCGCGACATGCGCCGCGCCGACGTCACCTATGACGATGTCGGCGGCATGGCGGAGGCGATCGACCAGCTCCGCGAGATGGTCGAGCTGCCCTTGCGCTATCCCGAACTGTTCGAGCGGCTGGGCGTCGATCCGCCCAAGGGCGTCCTGCTCCACGGCCCGCCGGGAACGGGCAAGACGCGCCTTGCCCGTGCCGTCGCCAATGAATCGGAGGCCGAATTTTTCCTGATCAACGGCCCGGAGATCATGGGCTCGGCCTATGGCGAGTCGGAAAAGCAGCTGCGCGAGATTTTCGAGGCGGCCGCAAAATCCGCCCCGTCGATCCTGTTCATCGACGAGATCGACTCGATCGCGCCCAAGCGCGGCAATGTGACCGGCGAGACGGAAAAGCGGCTGGTCGCGCAATTGCTGACGCTGATGGACGGGCTGGAGCCGCGCACCAACCTCGTCGTCATCGCCGCGACCAACCGGCCCGAGGCGATTGACGAGGCGCTGCGCCGTCCCGGCCGTTTCGACCGCGAAATCATCGTCGGCGTTCCCGACGAACGCGGACGGCGGGAGATATTGGGCATCCATACGCGCGGCATGCCGCTGGGGGACAAGGTGGACCTGAGCGAACTGGCGCGCATGACCTATGGCTTTGTCGGCGCCGATCTGGCCGCGCTGACCCGTGAGGCGGCGATCGAGACGGTGCGCCGTTTCATGCCGCGCCTCAATCTGGAGGAAGGGACGATTCCGCCCGACGTGCTGGAGGAGCTGTCCGTCACGCGGGAGGATTTCATGGCTGCGATCAAGCGCGTCCAGCCTTCCGCCATGCGTGAGGTGATGGTGCAGGCGCCGAACATCGGCTGGGCCGATATTGGCGGGCTGGACGACGCGCAGATGCGGCTGAAGGAAGGGGTCGAGCTGCCGCTCAAGGACCCGGACGCCTTCCGTCGCATTGGTATCCGCCCGGCCAAGGGCTTCCTGCTCTACGGTCCGCCCGGCACCGGCAAGACCCTGCTGGCGAAGGCGGTGGCGCGAGAAGCGCAGGCGAACTTCATCGCGACCAAATCGTCCGACCTGCTCAGCAAATGGTATGGGGAGAGCGAGCAGCAGATTGCTCGCCTCTTCGCCCGTGCGCGGCAGGTGGCGCCGACGGTCATCTTCATCGATGAACTGGACAGTCTGGTCCCCGCCCGTGGCGGGGGGCTGGGCGAGCCGCAGGTGACGGAGCGGGTGGTGAACACCATCCTCGCCGAAATGGACGGGCTGGAGGAACTGCAATCCGTTGTCGTCATCGGAGCGACCAACAGGCCGACGCTGATCGATCCGGCGCTGCTGCGGCCGGGACGGTTCGACGAACTGATCTATGTGCCGGTGCCGGACAAGGCCGGGCGCAAGCGCATCCTGTCCATCCATACGGGCAAGATGCCGTTGGCGCAGGATGTCGATCTCGACCTGCTGGCTGAGAAGACCGAGCGTTTCACCGGCGCCGATCTGGAAGATCTTGTCCGTCGCGCGGGTCTGGTCGCGCTGCGCCAGTCGCTCTCGGTCGATCAGGTTCGTCAGGCCCATTTCGAGGCGGCGCTGGAGGATACCCGTGCCTCCGTCACGCCCGAAATGGAGCGCGAATATGAACAGATCCAGGCCACACTCAAGCAGAGCGTGATGCAGGTCGATCCCATCGGCTTCGTCGCGCCCGGCATGTTGCGCGCGCGCGGCACAAAGGCCTGA
- a CDS encoding class I SAM-dependent methyltransferase, protein MASIPLKKKNLVRPSTFLAQWGMFFRQFVKHPGMIGSIIPSSASLVDAMLADVDWARARLFVEYGPGVGTFTRTVLERMHPDATLLAIDLNLDFVAFLEAQIDDPRLRVVHGSAADVRRFIRESGHRQADYILSGIPFSTLPEGVGEDICAETRTALKPDGAFLVYQYSAYMRRLLSPQFEELQERVEWRNVPPCRMFTATKREVLAQAA, encoded by the coding sequence ATGGCCTCCATCCCCTTGAAGAAAAAGAATTTGGTTCGGCCCTCCACTTTCCTCGCGCAATGGGGGATGTTTTTTCGGCAGTTCGTCAAGCATCCGGGCATGATCGGGTCGATCATCCCGTCTTCGGCTTCGCTGGTCGACGCGATGTTGGCGGATGTCGATTGGGCCCGTGCCCGTTTGTTCGTCGAATATGGGCCGGGGGTGGGCACCTTCACGCGGACCGTTCTGGAAAGGATGCACCCGGACGCGACCTTGCTGGCGATCGATCTGAACCTCGATTTCGTCGCCTTCCTCGAAGCGCAGATCGACGATCCCCGCCTGCGCGTCGTGCATGGATCGGCGGCCGACGTGCGTCGCTTCATTCGGGAATCGGGGCATCGTCAGGCGGACTATATTCTCTCCGGCATTCCCTTTTCGACCCTGCCTGAAGGAGTCGGCGAGGACATCTGCGCTGAAACGCGGACCGCGCTGAAACCGGACGGGGCTTTTCTGGTCTATCAATATTCCGCCTATATGCGCCGCCTGCTCTCGCCGCAGTTCGAGGAACTGCAGGAGCGGGTCGAATGGCGCAATGTCCCGCCGTGCCGCATGTTCACCGCGACGAAACGGGAAGTCCTGGCCCAGGCGGCCTGA
- the kdsA gene encoding 3-deoxy-8-phosphooctulonate synthase, with amino-acid sequence MTRHVSIGPVTVGNDLPFVLISGPCQIESRDHAMKMAERLSGAATKAGVPFVFKSSFDKANRTSVSGKRGVGIDAGLAILSEVKAHFGCPVLTDVHEAGQVEAAAEAVDILQIPAFLCRQTDLLLAAGKTGAVINVKKGQFLAPWDMAAVAQKVASTGNERILLTERGASFGYNTLVSDMRSLPVMAQTGYPVVFDATHSVQQPGGLGSASGGQREFAPVLARSAVAAGVAAIFAEAHDDPDNAPSDGPVMLPVEWVGPLLEKLKAIDGAVKG; translated from the coding sequence ATGACCAGACATGTTTCCATCGGGCCGGTGACGGTCGGCAATGACCTGCCCTTCGTCCTGATCTCCGGCCCCTGCCAGATCGAAAGCCGCGACCATGCGATGAAGATGGCGGAAAGGCTGTCCGGCGCGGCGACGAAGGCGGGCGTGCCGTTCGTGTTCAAATCCTCCTTCGACAAGGCCAACCGCACCTCCGTGTCGGGGAAACGGGGCGTGGGGATCGATGCGGGACTGGCAATTCTGTCCGAAGTGAAGGCTCATTTCGGCTGCCCGGTGCTGACCGATGTGCATGAAGCCGGGCAGGTCGAGGCAGCGGCCGAGGCGGTGGATATCCTGCAAATCCCAGCCTTTCTGTGCCGTCAGACCGACCTGCTGCTGGCGGCGGGAAAGACCGGCGCGGTCATCAATGTGAAGAAGGGGCAGTTCCTCGCGCCCTGGGACATGGCGGCAGTGGCGCAGAAGGTGGCGTCGACCGGCAATGAGCGCATTCTGCTGACCGAGCGCGGGGCGAGTTTTGGCTACAATACGCTGGTCAGCGATATGCGTTCGCTGCCGGTGATGGCACAGACGGGCTATCCGGTGGTGTTCGACGCCACCCATTCGGTGCAGCAGCCGGGCGGGCTGGGTTCCGCTTCGGGCGGGCAGCGCGAATTTGCGCCGGTGCTGGCGCGCAGCGCGGTCGCGGCGGGGGTCGCGGCGATCTTTGCCGAGGCGCATGACGATCCCGATAATGCGCCCTCCGACGGGCCGGTGATGCTGCCGGTCGAGTGGGTCGGGCCGTTGCTGGAGAAGCTGAAGGCAATTGATGGGGCGGTGAAGGGGTAA
- a CDS encoding DUF2065 family protein: protein MDMISVLTLRLAEAMGLYMIVIGIGGLTAPQRWRQMMDDLERSPGLVMALGFPVFAVGAALVLIHSIWRDPLSCLVSAIGYVALIEGALLLAVPGPLIKIGRWSLNFIRVWAIISIVLGILLFLAGLTGRATVIA, encoded by the coding sequence ATGGACATGATTTCCGTTCTGACCCTGCGTCTGGCTGAAGCCATGGGCCTCTACATGATCGTCATCGGCATAGGCGGCCTTACCGCACCCCAGCGCTGGCGGCAGATGATGGACGATCTGGAACGCTCGCCGGGGCTGGTGATGGCGCTGGGCTTCCCGGTTTTCGCGGTCGGCGCGGCGCTTGTCCTTATCCACAGCATCTGGCGCGATCCGCTGTCTTGTCTCGTTTCGGCCATCGGTTATGTCGCGCTGATCGAAGGCGCATTGCTGCTCGCTGTCCCCGGCCCGCTGATCAAGATCGGCCGCTGGTCCCTCAACTTCATCCGTGTCTGGGCGATCATCAGCATCGTCCTCGGCATCCTCCTGTTCCTCGCTGGCCTCACCGGCCGCGCCACCGTCATCGCCTGA
- the thiC gene encoding phosphomethylpyrimidine synthase ThiC: MADVPARTEMRVTTGPIRGSRKIHVGPLKVAMREIDLEPGSGEPPVRVYDTSGPYTDPNARIDIMAGLPQLRRDWIIGRGDVEEYDARAIQPEDNGLKGPDRSGGVQPFPNTVKRPLRAKPGANVSQMHYARRGIITPEMEYVAERENLGRARLAEYVRDGQDWGASIPDYVTPEFVREEVARGRAIIPNNINHPESEPMAIGRNFLVKINANIGNSAVASDVASEVDKLVWSIRWGADTVMDLSTGRNIHDTREWIMRNSPVPIGTVPIYQALEKVGGIAEELTWEIFRDTLIEQAEQGVDYFTIHAGVRLPYIPLTAKRVTGIVSRGGSIMAKWCLAHHKESFLYEHFDEITEIMKAYDIAYSLGDGLRPGSIADANDEAQFAELYTLGELTKRAWEQDVQVMIEGPGHVPMHKIKQNMDKQLEACGEAPFYTLGPLTTDIAPGYDHITSGIGAAMIGWYGTAMLCYVTPKEHLGLPDRDDVKVGVVTYKLAAHAADLAKGHPAAKVRDDALSRARFEFRWRDQFNLSLDPDTAEKYHDQTLPAEGAKTAHFCSMCGPKFCSMKITQEVRDFAAKQNQPADSFIAAEDAEKGMAQMSEIFRETGSELYMGAGSREHD; the protein is encoded by the coding sequence ATGGCCGACGTTCCTGCCCGCACCGAAATGCGCGTCACTACCGGCCCCATTCGGGGTAGCCGGAAAATCCATGTCGGCCCGCTCAAGGTCGCGATGCGCGAGATCGACCTCGAACCCGGCAGCGGCGAGCCGCCGGTCCGCGTCTATGACACTTCCGGTCCCTACACCGACCCGAATGCGCGCATCGACATCATGGCGGGCCTGCCGCAACTGCGCCGCGACTGGATCATCGGCCGGGGCGATGTCGAGGAATATGACGCACGCGCCATCCAGCCCGAGGATAATGGCCTGAAAGGTCCCGACCGCAGCGGCGGCGTCCAGCCCTTCCCCAATACGGTCAAGCGCCCCCTGCGCGCCAAGCCCGGCGCTAATGTCTCCCAAATGCACTATGCCCGCCGCGGCATCATCACGCCGGAGATGGAATATGTGGCGGAGCGCGAGAATCTGGGCCGCGCTCGCCTGGCCGAATATGTCCGCGACGGGCAGGACTGGGGCGCGTCAATCCCCGATTATGTGACGCCGGAGTTCGTCCGCGAGGAAGTCGCGCGCGGCCGCGCCATCATCCCCAACAACATCAACCACCCGGAATCGGAGCCGATGGCGATCGGCCGCAACTTCCTGGTGAAGATCAACGCCAATATCGGCAATTCGGCGGTCGCCTCCGACGTGGCGAGCGAAGTCGACAAGCTGGTCTGGTCGATCCGCTGGGGCGCCGACACGGTGATGGACCTGTCGACCGGCCGCAACATCCACGACACGCGCGAATGGATCATGCGCAACTCGCCGGTCCCGATCGGCACCGTGCCCATCTATCAGGCGCTGGAGAAGGTCGGCGGCATTGCCGAGGAACTGACCTGGGAAATCTTCCGCGACACGCTGATCGAGCAAGCCGAGCAGGGCGTCGACTATTTCACCATCCATGCGGGTGTGCGCCTGCCTTACATCCCGCTGACCGCCAAGCGCGTCACCGGCATCGTCTCGCGCGGCGGGTCGATCATGGCGAAATGGTGCCTCGCCCATCACAAGGAATCGTTCCTCTACGAACATTTCGATGAAATCACCGAGATCATGAAGGCTTATGACATCGCCTACAGCCTTGGCGACGGCCTGCGCCCCGGATCGATCGCGGACGCCAATGATGAAGCGCAGTTCGCTGAACTCTATACGCTGGGCGAACTCACCAAGCGGGCCTGGGAACAGGATGTGCAGGTGATGATCGAAGGCCCCGGCCATGTGCCGATGCACAAGATCAAGCAGAATATGGACAAGCAGCTCGAAGCCTGCGGCGAGGCGCCCTTCTACACGCTGGGGCCGCTCACCACCGACATCGCGCCGGGTTACGACCATATCACCAGCGGCATCGGCGCCGCGATGATCGGTTGGTACGGCACGGCGATGCTCTGCTATGTCACGCCCAAGGAGCATCTGGGCCTGCCCGACCGCGATGACGTGAAGGTGGGTGTCGTCACCTACAAGCTTGCCGCCCACGCTGCTGACCTTGCCAAGGGCCACCCCGCCGCCAAGGTCCGCGATGATGCGCTGAGCCGCGCCCGCTTCGAGTTCCGCTGGCGCGATCAGTTCAACCTGTCGCTCGACCCCGACACGGCCGAGAAATATCATGACCAGACCCTCCCGGCGGAAGGCGCCAAGACCGCGCATTTCTGCTCCATGTGCGGCCCCAAATTCTGCTCGATGAAGATCACGCAGGAGGTGCGCGACTTCGCCGCCAAGCAGAACCAGCCCGCCGACAGCTTCATCGCGGCGGAGGATGCCGAAAAAGGCATGGCGCAAATGAGTGAAATCTTCCGTGAAACCGGCAGCGAACTCTATATGGGCGCCGGAAGCCGCGAGCATGATTGA